One segment of Anatilimnocola aggregata DNA contains the following:
- a CDS encoding cytochrome b family protein, with translation MHGHEPPEIFVAKIAGFLGSYYLLMAVMNAALALIVWQSGRDRTFFRLPVVKFPFTGSVVWLLVSLVFLLMGALAYSGSAELAPYISLPLFVREGINRAMNPTVYTIGSLVLLGFLFIFRRFFVQPIVAWVLLNLSMLLMGMSMTDQNFALIVMKPDNVPIVGLMFLLGFFTWLGAYQAVQNDDRAKLGLEPLEKLDNEKVLVWPDLVYTELICMVALTAFLLVWAIALQAPLEEPASAVKTPNPSKAPWYFLGLQEMLVYYDPWMAGVVLPSMVVAGLMAIPYIDFNKQGNGYYTIDQRKFAYVTFQFGFLVLWITLIVMGTFLRGPNWNFFGPYEIWDTHKVEVLNNVDLSEYFWVWALGSSRPAAPEGSAALVKFGYIMLRELPGILLLIGYLTVLPPFLVVVSKFFQHLFVKMGFIRYMVMTNLLLMMMLLPLKMVARWTLNLKYFISLPEYMMNF, from the coding sequence ATGCACGGACACGAACCACCAGAAATATTCGTCGCCAAGATTGCCGGCTTCTTGGGCTCGTATTACTTGCTCATGGCGGTAATGAATGCAGCCCTGGCGCTGATTGTCTGGCAGTCGGGGCGCGATCGCACGTTCTTCCGCCTGCCGGTCGTGAAGTTTCCGTTCACGGGTTCGGTCGTTTGGCTGCTGGTTTCCTTGGTCTTCCTGCTCATGGGCGCACTTGCCTATAGCGGCTCGGCTGAACTGGCTCCTTACATTTCGCTGCCGCTCTTCGTTCGCGAGGGGATCAACCGCGCAATGAACCCGACGGTCTACACCATCGGTTCGCTGGTGCTGCTTGGCTTTTTGTTTATCTTCCGTCGGTTCTTCGTGCAGCCCATCGTGGCTTGGGTGCTGCTGAATCTGTCGATGTTGCTGATGGGTATGTCGATGACCGATCAGAACTTCGCGCTGATCGTGATGAAGCCGGACAACGTGCCAATCGTTGGCTTGATGTTCCTCCTCGGCTTCTTCACCTGGCTGGGTGCCTATCAGGCCGTGCAAAACGACGATCGCGCCAAGTTAGGGCTGGAACCGCTCGAGAAGTTGGACAATGAGAAGGTGCTCGTCTGGCCCGATCTGGTCTACACCGAACTGATCTGCATGGTAGCTCTCACCGCCTTCCTGCTGGTGTGGGCGATTGCCCTGCAAGCTCCGCTGGAAGAGCCTGCGTCGGCAGTGAAAACCCCCAATCCGTCGAAGGCCCCTTGGTACTTTCTCGGTCTGCAAGAAATGCTCGTTTACTACGATCCGTGGATGGCGGGTGTGGTGCTGCCGAGCATGGTTGTCGCCGGCTTGATGGCGATTCCCTATATCGACTTCAACAAGCAGGGAAACGGCTACTACACCATCGACCAGCGGAAGTTTGCTTACGTCACCTTCCAGTTCGGCTTCCTCGTCCTCTGGATCACGCTGATTGTGATGGGTACGTTCCTGCGTGGTCCCAACTGGAACTTCTTCGGTCCGTACGAGATTTGGGACACGCACAAAGTCGAAGTGCTCAACAACGTCGACCTGTCGGAGTACTTCTGGGTGTGGGCGTTAGGCAGTAGTCGGCCAGCAGCGCCCGAAGGGTCGGCCGCCTTAGTCAAGTTCGGTTACATCATGCTCCGCGAATTGCCGGGCATCCTGCTGCTGATTGGTTACCTGACCGTCCTGCCACCATTCCTCGTGGTTGTAAGCAAGTTCTTTCAGCACCTGTTCGTCAAGATGGGTTTCATTCGCTACATGGTGATGACGAACCTGCTGCTGATGATGATGCTGTTGCCGCTGAAGATGGTGGCACGCTGGACTCTGAATTTGAAGTATTTCATTTCCTTGCCCGAATACATGATGAACTTTTAG
- a CDS encoding cupredoxin domain-containing protein, with product MIRITHRFAAIVAAILLPTFALAADGSIKIKFKLDGEAPKPAKLTIDKDPAFCGPKMLVDESIKVGKDNALQNVVMYLYLAPGTKAPESAAALAALPKEVTVDNLGCRYEPRVTAMCTTQTLILGNPDPIGHNVKGDFFSNPSFNDLIPAGGSTKKTFAKNENRPMPLACAIHSWMGGYLLVRDNPYFGVSNAEGVLTIPNVPEGKRTFTIWQEKAGFVTKGIQGGKETAWKLGRMEVDVKGAMDLGEFAIPLSLLKK from the coding sequence ATGATCCGCATTACTCACCGCTTCGCCGCGATTGTCGCCGCGATCTTGTTGCCCACGTTCGCGCTGGCCGCCGACGGCAGCATCAAAATCAAGTTCAAGCTCGATGGCGAAGCCCCCAAGCCAGCCAAGCTGACGATCGATAAAGACCCGGCATTCTGCGGGCCTAAGATGCTCGTGGATGAGAGCATCAAAGTTGGCAAGGACAACGCCCTCCAGAACGTAGTGATGTACCTGTATCTTGCACCTGGCACCAAAGCTCCCGAGAGCGCTGCGGCCCTTGCTGCCCTGCCCAAGGAAGTAACGGTCGACAATCTGGGCTGCCGCTACGAACCTCGCGTGACCGCCATGTGCACCACGCAAACGTTGATCCTGGGCAACCCCGATCCCATCGGCCACAACGTGAAGGGGGACTTCTTCTCGAATCCTTCCTTCAACGATCTGATTCCTGCTGGCGGTTCGACGAAAAAGACGTTCGCCAAGAATGAGAACCGACCCATGCCTCTCGCGTGTGCGATTCACTCCTGGATGGGCGGTTACTTGTTGGTGCGCGACAACCCCTACTTCGGCGTCAGCAATGCGGAAGGTGTGCTCACCATTCCGAATGTCCCCGAAGGCAAGCGTACCTTTACCATTTGGCAAGAGAAGGCCGGTTTTGTGACCAAGGGCATTCAAGGCGGCAAAGAGACAGCCTGGAAACTCGGCCGCATGGAAGTCGATGTGAAGGGTGCTATGGATCTTGGCGAATTCGCCATCCCGCTGAGCCTGCTCAAGAAGTAA
- a CDS encoding cupredoxin domain-containing protein, which yields MQRLVQLSTFSLLASGLLLVAGCARSVEPNAYTRAANVESLRKAFGAGGTAEVGPAAAVAEPTGWATIKGKFVLQGQDPGRTPLKVDKDQAVCAPGGKQVYDEALVVDPNTKGIRDVVIYLSKKIPSDEKWEHADYLATKTAEVEPPFDQKNCVFLSHVFVMRSTQKVLIKNSDPIGHNTSISPSAGSKAASINVIIGANDSTMYEPKGESSIPNPVACTIHPWMSARLLTRSNPYFAVTAPDGTFEIKNVPAGVELEFAVWQEAAGFLSKASVNGTEEKWTKGRFKRTLANDATEEMNVTLDVSQFVK from the coding sequence GTGCAACGGTTAGTTCAACTCAGTACGTTTTCACTCCTCGCCAGCGGCCTGCTGTTGGTCGCTGGTTGCGCGCGGTCGGTCGAACCCAACGCCTACACCCGGGCGGCGAATGTCGAATCGCTGCGGAAGGCCTTTGGCGCGGGTGGGACTGCCGAAGTTGGTCCTGCTGCTGCTGTTGCCGAGCCGACAGGTTGGGCGACGATCAAGGGTAAATTCGTGCTGCAAGGTCAGGATCCGGGGCGCACTCCGCTCAAGGTCGACAAAGACCAGGCCGTGTGTGCTCCGGGTGGCAAGCAGGTGTACGACGAGGCCTTGGTGGTCGACCCCAATACCAAGGGAATCAGGGATGTGGTGATCTATCTTTCGAAGAAGATTCCCAGCGACGAAAAGTGGGAACATGCCGACTACCTGGCCACGAAGACTGCCGAAGTGGAGCCACCCTTCGATCAAAAAAACTGCGTGTTCCTCAGTCACGTCTTCGTGATGCGTTCGACCCAGAAAGTACTAATTAAGAACAGCGATCCGATCGGTCACAATACGAGCATCAGCCCTTCGGCTGGCAGCAAGGCTGCGTCGATCAACGTGATTATCGGTGCCAATGACAGCACGATGTACGAACCCAAAGGGGAGTCTTCGATTCCCAATCCGGTGGCTTGCACCATTCACCCTTGGATGTCTGCCCGCCTGTTGACCCGCAGCAATCCCTACTTTGCCGTGACCGCTCCGGATGGCACGTTCGAAATCAAGAATGTTCCAGCAGGTGTTGAACTTGAGTTTGCCGTGTGGCAAGAGGCTGCAGGCTTCTTGAGCAAAGCATCAGTGAACGGTACGGAAGAGAAATGGACGAAGGGTCGCTTCAAGCGGACCTTGGCCAACGACGCAACGGAAGAAATGAACGTGACGCTCGACGTGTCGCAGTTTGTCAAATAA
- a CDS encoding c-type cytochrome has translation MNLRWILCLLLLVSGLLTAGCGSPPPQFRRYSTFIRQVEDQVPKDENGKAFRFSAQQRQDLDEILAALFGTPNDPLIPAVKDVDMTQVMTSGPLMVAAGAVGSDAQGRARGLYREHCAHCHGITGDGAGPTAAFLNPYPRDYRRGTFKFKSTPVGAKPTHADLRKIIVEGIPGTAMPSFLLLPESEIDAVVEYVRYLSVRGEVERNLLSQWAEQNLGPDERLINDPANPSPEKVAVIQDVVAGVVGSWIAAESEALAVAGRPEMTGKELAESIQTGKQLFQGTRANCASCHGVSALGDGQTNLYDKWTEEFITAKADPKLIREFTGLGMLQPRNLKPRNLRMGIFRGGRRPLDIFWRIRNGIDGAQMPAAKIDALSDQEIWHIVNYVQSLPYEPISDPRQNVPEPANAREIR, from the coding sequence ATGAACTTGCGTTGGATATTGTGCCTGCTTTTACTCGTCAGCGGTCTGCTGACTGCCGGCTGTGGTTCGCCACCGCCGCAGTTTCGCCGCTATTCCACTTTCATTCGCCAGGTCGAAGACCAGGTTCCCAAGGATGAAAATGGCAAGGCGTTTCGCTTTTCCGCTCAACAGCGGCAAGATCTGGACGAAATTCTGGCAGCCCTGTTTGGCACTCCAAACGATCCGCTGATTCCGGCCGTCAAAGACGTCGACATGACCCAGGTCATGACCAGCGGACCGTTGATGGTCGCTGCTGGTGCAGTCGGTAGCGACGCCCAGGGACGAGCCCGCGGCTTGTATCGCGAACATTGTGCACACTGCCACGGCATCACCGGTGACGGCGCTGGTCCGACCGCTGCTTTCTTGAATCCCTATCCTCGCGACTACCGCCGCGGCACATTCAAATTCAAATCGACTCCCGTTGGTGCGAAGCCAACGCACGCCGACCTCCGCAAGATCATCGTCGAAGGAATTCCTGGCACGGCGATGCCGTCCTTCCTGCTGCTGCCTGAAAGCGAAATTGACGCAGTCGTCGAATATGTCCGCTACCTGTCGGTTCGCGGCGAAGTCGAACGCAACCTTCTCAGCCAATGGGCCGAACAAAACCTGGGACCAGACGAACGCTTGATTAATGATCCGGCCAATCCCAGCCCCGAGAAAGTCGCTGTGATACAGGATGTCGTTGCCGGAGTCGTGGGAAGTTGGATCGCGGCCGAGTCAGAAGCCCTGGCAGTCGCTGGTCGTCCCGAAATGACCGGCAAAGAACTGGCCGAGTCGATCCAAACTGGCAAGCAATTGTTTCAGGGAACGCGAGCCAACTGTGCTTCTTGCCACGGTGTATCGGCCCTCGGCGACGGTCAAACAAATCTGTACGACAAGTGGACGGAAGAATTCATCACGGCCAAGGCCGATCCCAAACTAATACGCGAGTTTACTGGCCTGGGCATGCTGCAGCCGCGTAACCTCAAGCCCCGCAACCTCCGCATGGGAATCTTTCGCGGCGGTCGTCGTCCGCTCGATATCTTCTGGCGAATTCGCAATGGTATCGACGGTGCCCAGATGCCAGCTGCCAAGATCGACGCCCTGTCCGATCAAGAGATTTGGCACATTGTCAATTATGTCCAATCGTTGCCGTACGAACCCATCAGCGATCCGCGGCAAAACGTTCCCGAACCAGCTAATGCCCGCGAGATTAGATAG